In Beggiatoa leptomitoformis, the genomic window ATATCATCAATTAATATATCTAAAGAGACATCCGCAATAATCAGGGCTTTTTCAATATCTCCAAGTAACGCATTGCTAACCATCGCGGGATGTTTATCAACGGGCGCGCTAACAATAGCTTCTATGCGAACTTTTAACACGCGAACTGTACCACCATAAGCATTGCGTTTACGTTCTTCTTCCAATTCCCACACAGCGGCAGCGGGTGGATTAGCTTGTTTAATCACCGCTTCTTGACGATAGACATTACCTAAACCAATTGTATTTTCATAGCCGTTCGCGGTGCTGATGGTTTCTAATTGCGTTAAAATACGTTGAATGATTTGTTCGCGGATGGTGGTCATTCTTGGTGTTATCTCGGGTTTATAGTATTTATGCGATAATAAATTGTTTGTTTTAAAACGGATAACATCGCTTAGAACTGTGTTATCCGTATCGCTTTTTAATATTTTTGTTGGGTACTGCGTTTGTATTGTTCTTCACGCATCAATTTACGCTGTTTGTTCCAGTTTTTTTCGTCCAAATTGTCCGCATCTTGTTCGTTCTTTTCTTTCATGATGCTTAAACTGGGCGCATTGTATTGAGATGCACCTTGTTCAAGCTGTTGGGCATTTTCTAGTAGTAATTCTTTGGCTTCATCTACTTTGCCTTCATCACGTAGGGTAACAGCGCGTTTATTTTTTTCTATCGCTAATTGTTCGACCACGTTAGCCATTACAGCCGCATTTGTTTGGTCTTTTACTTGTTGGCGATTATTGGTAAAGCGCGCATTGATTTGGCTAGTGAGTTGGTCTAGGGTGTTGGTACTCATGTTGCGGTAGTCAACGGTGACTGTCGCAACCGTTAGCAGTTGGTCAGCAGCGGGGGGCGATATTTCTATTTCTAAAAGAACGTATTTCTCTTGTTCGCTATAGAGTTGGTTGAGTGGAATATGGATTTGTTGCCCGTTAATGTTGGCTTCGCGGCCTAATATTTTGACAGGGCGCACACCTTCAGCACATTGAATAGTAATGATAACTTCTTGAGCAACGACAGAGAGTAAATCGCCAAATTCATGGTCAAAAATCCGCGTTAAATCGGTCGCATTTTCTACAAAACTGTGGCTACCTTCGCTTTGTTTGGCGAGTTGGGTCATTAAATCTTCGTTATAGCCCAATCCTAATCCAATGGTTGTTACACTGATGCCTGCTTGACTGAGTTTTGCACCCAATTCACCCAATGCTTGAGGGGTGTCAGGGCCTACATTGGCAAGTCCGTCAGATACCAGTACAAGGCGGTTGATTTGGTTACGGGTGAGAAATTTACGCAGTTCATCCGCTCCCTTTTGCACGCCGTCATACAGCGCGGTGTTGCCATCGGCTACAATTTTATCAATAGCGGCGTAAATCATTTGTTTATCTGTGGCTTTGGTTGCTGGTAACAGCACATCAACCTGATGGTCATAGCTTACGATAGAAATAATATCGTCTTTACGTAAGCGTTCAACAGCGATTTTAGCGGCGGCTTTGGCTTGTTGGATTTTTTGCCCTTGCATTGAGCCTGATTTGTCAATAACGAGGGCAACATTAACAGGGCTCGTATTTTCTTTTTGTAAGCGAAAACCTGTAACAGCAACGCGTAAATAAGTAGTTTGTTTTTGTTCGGTTAGTAATAGGGGATTTGCCAATGTACTCTCTAGTTTAATTTGTAACGCCTGTACTGTTGACATAGAACACCCCCAAATGATTAAGCAGATGAAAAAATAACGCATGATAATGTCTCAGTAGGTATTGTTAGGTTTCCTAAAATTAATTAACCCTAAGGGTTGTTTCCGTTATGATGAATCGTTAGTTTAGCACTGTAGGTTATTTATTATGCGTACACAACAAGGGTTTACTCTCTTAGAAGCCATTATTGCCATGGCAATTGTAGCAATAGCATTAGGCAGTTTATTAAGCCTTTTAGGCAGTAGCAAACAATTAGCGTTTAAAGCACAAGCGAATATTAACGAAGTTATTCTGTTACGTTCTGCTTTAAATGTTGCCCAAGTGCTAGAAAAACCTGAATATCCAAAACTACCTGCCGAGCAGGTGGATAATATGGAATTGGAAACAGAGGATGTACTTGAACCGCCAAAACGCCAAACGCAAAAAATTATGTTAGGACTAGAACCTTATCAATGGACAGATAAGAAAAAAGGGATATTAGTCAGCGGTATTCGTTGGAAAAAATTAACTTCTGCACAATAAGAGTTCATTATGTCGCGTGTTCGTCAAACAGGTTTTACTCTGTTAGAAATTTTAATCGCTCTGGTTATTTCTGCGGCTATTATGACAACATTAGCCAGTGGTATGTATATTGTGATGCAAGACTGGCAACGCACCACACATACCTTAGATGATAGTTTAGATGCAGTTTTGATTTTATTACAATTAGAAAGAGCAGTGAATGGTGCTTTTCCACATACTTATATTAATCAGAAAGAAAATAAAAGTTATATTTATTTTGAAGGAGAGAGTGAAAAGCTGACATGGATTTCTACAGTTTCGCCAGCGCATCAAGCAGGTTTGTCCGCATGGCAATTATTGCCCAGCGAATCTAAAGAGGGTGGAATAGACATTCGGATTATACCTGTTTTTGCAGGAAATCCAGAAGAAAACTTGGAGAAAGCGGAGGCAGTTACTGTTTTTGCGGGTTATGCCGTTCGATTTGAATATTTATACACAGACCCAGCACATGAAGACCAAACAGAATGGTTCGACGAGTGGTCAGCAAAAGATTTTCAGGGCTTGCCAAACGCCATACGGATTGTATTAGAGAAGAAGAATGATAAGGCCGTCGGTGAAAATGATTTAGAAATTATTGCGAGTATTCCCGCATTTGAGAATAGTAACTTAACGCGGACAAAACCACCTTAAGCCTTATAGAACTGATTTGAAGTCTAAGATAAAATGTAAAAGAGGAAAAAACAGAACAAAATGAGTCCTTACTCAAGTAGCCTAACTGATGCAGAATGGGCAGTGGTTGAACCCCTCTTAAATGCGTTATTGCCGAAGAAAAAGCTTACCTGTCCTCACACATGAGTTATTTTTCGAGTAGGTGTTTTACATTGCCATAAATCATACTTTGCAGCTTTTCGTCGCTTGCTTCGTAGAAGTCGATAATTGCCTGACAATCAAGTTTTTCATGGGAAATTAAGAGTTGCTTGATGCGTTGTAATAAGAGAACCGATTCTTCAGGTTTGAGTAAGTTAATATCTTTGCTCAGCTCAATAAAATGACTGATTTTATCGAAAAAATTCTTGTTTTTAATTTGTAGAAAACAATCATTCCCCAAAGGGGTGGTCATTGTAATCGTATGTTTTATATGATTTAGGTGATAACTCGAAAAGCGTCTATATTGCATGTTTGAACTGAAAAAATAGAGCTGATTTTTTCTACTTTTTACTGAAAACATTTTTAGATAATTATTGATAATTAGTAACTTACCCTGCTTATCAATAGTTGAATAAAAAGGTGAGAAAATGAAATTAAGAATTACCTGAATTTCATAGTATTCGGTGGTAAATGTACTGGTTGATTTAAGTTGTTTGATTCGTTGCTTGTGATTGGCTTTTTCACCCGCATTGCACTGTTGAAAATTTTCTAAAGGGTCTAGGTAAATATAACTGGGAAAGTGTGAGTAAATCATGACACGCCCTGTTTTTTCGTGTTCCAGAAAATAATCATTCGCATCTTCTGGAGAATCGAATATTAATTCTGTCTCAAAACTTGCCAATTCTTTTATTTCATCAGGCAAAAAATCCACAAAAGAACAACCCAAAACTGTAGCTAATGCCAGTCCTTTGGCAACACCCAAGTCAGTTTGTCCATTCACAATGTATTTGAGTTGTTGTTCAGAAATACTCTCTTTTACCCCCGCTTGTTTGAATTGTTCATTCATTTTGTCTGCCACAGTTTTGTAGGTAAATTCTCCAGATTTACCCTCACGTTTTTTTGCATCAAAAAGTGCTTTAATTTTGTTTTTTTCGGTACTCATGACAAGCATATTTCTCTCTAAAAAATACAGGTAACACTATGATAAATGAAATACTGCAAAATTATAAGTGATAACAACCAACTAATTTTAGTACAAAAACTGTATTAAAGTATAAAAACAAGCCTTTACTTAATAGTGTCGAAATTAATATGCTCATCTTTCTAACAACACAATTTAAGTAGGAGATTCATTATGAATCTGTATCGATGGGCGAGGAAGAGGACGCAAAAACCTCAAGCCTCAAAAAATAGACTGAGAAGTTTATTTTTTATTTGTCAAGTTTTTTTACTCACGTTACTTTCTATGGGATTACCTGCAACCTCAATGGCAGCATTTAATCCTGATATGTGCACGGAGTTACTACGAAAAGGTGAAACCAGTAACAAACCAACTTCTTATACAGTAGAAGAGTTACCATTGACTAGTGGTAAGCTTTACGTTACTTATGACATGCAGACTATATTGGATAAAATAGAAATTAAGTTGGATGGTCAAATTTTTACCACAGATTGTGTTGACGGCAAAAAAGAGAAGCAAGCAACAGGTTACTCCGTTAGTAGTAACAGTACGTTAACTGTCGAGGTTACTCCTAATTGTGATTCATCACTTGAAGGTCTTGTAAGCCCATCAAGCTGGAGTGTATCACTTGTCAGTTGTCCCGAAAAAACAGTGAGTACTAGTGAATACGATGAATTAGTTAAATTGTATACGGAAACTGGTGGTACCAGTTGGAACAACCAAGACGGCTGGAAAGACTACGAAAACAACAAAGATGTTTGTCATTGGTCTGGCATTGTTTGTGATGATGAGGGTAATGTTATAGAGTTGAATTTACCAAATAATAATATGATAAAGGAACTACCTAGTTCTATTGGGAATTTGTCACGTTTGGTTACTCTTAACTTATCAAACAACGATAAGTTAGGTGGTGCTTTACCTAGTTCTATGGGCAGTTTGGAAAATCTTAAGAACCTTGATATTTCTTATGATAATTTTTCATCTCTTCCAGCAGAAGTAAAAGGGATGGCAAATCTCGTTGAATTTAACGTAAGTAACAATAAAATTACAACATTGCCAACTGATTTCGTAGATTTAATAACAAAAAACTCTACAATAAATCTGTCTCAAAATAACATTTGTTATTCGACTTTAGACGCTAAAGTATTGGAGGCATTAAATGAACTTTATAATCGGGGTTATGACTGGGGTAAAGAATCTCAAACTTGCAATACGATTATTGAGTCTGAATATGATGCGTTAATGGTATTATATCGTAATTGGTCAAATAATCCTTATGGCTGGGGACAAGGCAAGGAAATTTGTAGTTGGACTGGTGTAACATGTGGAGGTGGAAGTGTTGTAGAGCTTAAGCTCTCAAATAGTGGATTAAGTGGCACTTTACCAGGTGAAATAAGTCAATTAAGTAACTTAGTTCTTCTTGACCTGAGTGGGAATGATAAACTGTCGGGTTCTGTGCCAAATAGTATTACAAACCTTACAAAATTACTTTCTAATGGGGTTTTACCGCTTCAAATAGCAGGTACAAAATTATGTGTTGATACTCCTAAATTGAGCAGTTTTGTAGAAGAAAAGAGTGGCATTAAACTGCCCGATTGTGAAGAACAAGCTGCTCAAGCTGTTTTAGTAGCCGCTCAATATGAGGTATTGATGAAATTTTTTAATGCAACGGGCGGCAATACCAATACCTGGACACGCAAAAACGGCTGGGGAGGACAAAACAAAGACTTCTGTACTTGGGAAAATGTTATATGCCAAAACGGTTTAGTGACTAGTTTGAATTTATATTCTAATGGGTTAACTGGAAGTATTCCTAGCGATATTGGCAAGCTCACAAGCTTAACAAGTTTAGAACTGAGCAAGAACCAGTTGGAGGGAGAGATTCCCAGCGATATTGGCAATCTCACAAATCTAACAACTTTATCGCTGAGCGATAACCAGTTGACTGGAAGTATTCCTAGCGATATTGGCAAGCTCACAAATCTAACATATTTATCGCTGTTCAATAACAAGTTGGAGGGAAATATTCCTGGCGATATTGGCAATCTCACAAATCTAACACGTTTATGGCTGAGCGATAACAAGTTGACTGGAAGTATTCCTAGCGATATTGGCAATCTCACAAATCTAACAAGTTTAGAACTGGGCAATAACAAGTTGGAGGGAAAGATTCCTTCTATTAGCAATCTCACAAAGCTAACAAGTTTATCGCTGTACTTGAACCAGTTGGAGGGAGAGATTCCCAGCGATATTGGCAATCTCACAAATCTAACACGTTTATCGCTGTTCAATAACAAGTTGGAGGGAAATATTCCTTCTATTGGCAATCTCACAAATCTAACAGAGTTATCGCTGGGCCATAACCAGTTGAAGGGAAGTATTCCTTCTATTGGCAATCTCACAAATCTAACAGAGTTATGGCTGAGCGATAACCAGTTGACTGGAAGTATTCCTAGCGATATTGGCAATCTCACAAAGCTAACACGTTTATCGCTGGGCAATAACCAGTTGACTGGAAATATTCCTACTTCTATTGGCAATCTCACAAATCTAACAGAGTTATGGCTGAACGATAACCAGTTGACTGGAACAATTCCTGATGGAATTGTAAATGTTGGAGCAATTAGTGGATTAGGACTAACGAACAATCATCTTTGTACAACCAACTCCAACGTAGCAGATTTTCTAACTAGTAAGGATAGCAATTGGAAACAACAAACCAACACTCCCTGCGATCCCCGTTACTCACTTAATACAAGTGAAGTAAATTTTGGTTTTGACCATAAAAAGACAGAAACGCCCCTCACGCTGTCAGGCAATTTAGTCAATAACTCGGTTATTTTTACGGTCAAGAAAACAGACGGTTCAGCATTCTCACAAAACGGTACAATGTACTTGAAAGTGGGCAGTTTTGAAACTTACGGTGCAGAACGCGCAAGAAAAACTGTTAGCAAAGGTGACTTTGAAGTAACTTTTGATGCAGTGGATAATGATAAATTTCCAAATTATCCCAAAATGTACTTTGCCCGCTTTGAGTCCTCCGAAAATGAGTATCATGCTTATGCAGGTCCTATTATCATCAGCAAACGTCTTTCAGATGGCGCAGTTGCATCTACTTTCAATGGCAACATTGTTTCTTATCAAAACGGGGATCAACTGGTATTTGAGTATATTGACCCTGAGAATGACTACAATGAAGGCTATGCTTGGTATGTTAATGATGATTTGAGCGAGGTGCAATCGACGAGTAAGACATTATCTGTCCCATCACCACTGCTGTTCAGCACAAATCCTATTCATTATGTTGCCCTCAAATCAGGTGCGGATGAATGGCTTTATAGCTATCCGCAGCAAAAAGACACTTATGAAATTGCCTCTTTCCGCAATTACATTTTTAAAACGTCACAAGGGAAAACAGATAAAGCGGTTGTTGTTTCATTTGGTAATCAGTGGCTTTGGGTCAATACAGAGCAGTCTGTAGCAAACAACTTTGAGGCTTCTTTACCAAAAGAAATTACAACAATTCATAAAGATAGTTTGACTTTGCCGCCTGTGGATATTTCTGCTTTTTCAAACGAACGAATCACTGTTTATGAAGGTATTAAGAATAACAGTTATCAAACAGCGGACTTTCCTGATTTAGGTTTAGATGCAAAGAGCAGAAAATTAGTCAATATCGATCCTTTAACAGATTTTCTTAATCGCAAATTAAAATCGACCTCCAGTTCTTTGCGGGCGAATTTCCCCATGGATGATCTTGAAAAAGCTTTGATTGAACTCGATAAAAGTCCATTATTACCCAGTGACTTTACACCCAGTAATATCAAAAGTGAGACGGTTAGCTTAGTTCTCAACATGATGGCTCTCCATATTGGTATGGATAATACCATGAAGTTTCTCCTGAAACTTGAAGAAACAACGGATAATACGTTAGATATAATTAACGCTATTATTTCCTTGCGAGAATTAGCCGTAAAGATGGAACAGGCTGATCAGGATGGTCTAAGTGAAAGTATCAAAGGACTGTATGTGCTAAGTTACATCTTTGATAAAACGCCCTTAAATAAGTTTTTAGACTCTCATAAATTGATTGACCCTATCACTCAACAAATCGAACAAGTGGATAAAGTACTTAATGAAAAGTCTTGCGCTTTCCAAGTAGGTAAAGTCAGACTCTCAATATACGAAGATGTTAGTTGGTGGCCCTTTGATAGAGACCTAACTGAAAATATTGAGGAAGTTCAATTATTTCCACTCAGGCTAATCTATGGTGATGGGGTTACAACAAAACTTCAGGTAGTCACACTTGACGAGCGCAAAAAGCATCCTGTGACACTTACTAAAAATGCAGGTGTTTGGGAATATCCTGAACATTCAGTCACTGATGAGCTTGATTTCAGTATTACGTACCCAACCTACTGTGGTGCTTGGATGGTTGCTGCTAAAGCGGGTGATAAAATGTACTACGGTCGAGTAACTTTACGTAGCGATGGTAATGTTCCAAGTGCTGTGGTAGTTGTCCCTGGAAATTAACTATTTAGCAAGCGTAGGGTGTATCGTAATGCTTATACACCCTACATTTCGCTGAACAGAGACGGTATCGTCGTTGTGAATTCCATATCGATAGATATGATAAATCAGTAAGTTATTTTTACGTTTCCAAATCCTTAAGCCTCGCCTCGTGCGGGGCTTTTTTTCTGCTAAAATCAAGCCTATGAATCCTCATTGTTACCTACTTCAATGGAAAACCTCTAATGTTAGCCCTAAGACAAATTCATTCAACCCAACATAACTTTGTGACAATTCAACTTCCCGAAAGTTTCACACAGTATGACTCGGTAGAAATTATCATTTTACCTGTAGAAACCCTGCACAAAAAACAACTGACGACCCAAGAGTTTCTAGCCCGTTTTGCAGGTGCAATCCCTGAATTTCCTGCTGTAGTGGGTTTGGTGTAAATCAACCCAACAATTATTGAGTTCAACATGCACTCCCAATATCAAGTTCTTGCCCACATCACCCAATGCCTTGAACAAGCAAACATTGCCTACATGCTCAGCGGTTCAGTCGCACTAAGCTATTATGCACAGCCACGTATGACGCGCGACATTGATTTAGTGATAGAAATTCAAAATGACGATGTCATCAAACTCGCGCAACAACTGGGTGAGACGTACTATTTTGATGAAGACATGGCACACGCTGCCATTGCTCACGAAAGCCTGTTCAATATATTACATCAAGACAGCATGATTAAAATTGACTGTATTGTGCGAAAAAATCATCACTATCGCCAACAAGAGTTTTTACGCAGACAACACGTTACTTTTAATAATCTTTCTCTTTGGATAGTCAGTCCAGAAGATTTACTACTCTCTAAACTAGATTGGCTCAAAGATTCACGTTCTGAAATGCAATTCAAAGACATCGCCAACCTAATTACGTCTGTACCTACACTAGACTGGGCATATATACACGATTGGGCACAACACTTAGGCATTCAGCACCTACTGAAAGGGATACACCCATGAACGACACATCTCCCGAAATGGCAGCCAAAATTCAGGCACTCTACATGCAACGCTCAGGCGAAGAACGCATGATGATGTGTTTAGAAATGTTTGACTTTGCTAGACAATTAATGCTGAGCAACTTACAAGCTCAAGGCTATACAGGCGTAGAATTAAAAAAACAAATTTTTTTACGTACCTATCGGAATGACTTTTCCGATGAAATGCTCGATAAAATCTGTGAGAAAATAGAAAATTCGTCTTTTTAGTCCACAGGACACCTTTATGCAATAAGTTTTTAGCCTTTCACTCACATTGGATAGAGCACAACGAGCCTAATAAGTCACACGCCCCACGCTACTCGAATGTTTCTTAAAAACTTTGGTAGTGCAAAAGAAGCAGTGATATTAAAACATAGTAAACGTGCCATAAAGTGATTTAAATTTAGGATTAGCAGTCCTGTGAGGACTGCTAACCCTCTGTATTTTTTATAGTGCGTTTACTATATAGTAACCGTATTCTAAAAAGAGGATAAAAAATAACCTGTAGTAAACGCACTATGAAACGATACGAAGGATTAGCAGTCCTGTCAGGACTGCTAATCCTAAATTTAAATCACTTTATGGCTCGTTTGCTATATATCTGTTGGCAATATTAAACAGAAAGAGTCAACCCTAAGATTTTCAGATTTGCGCAGGATAAAAATCACTGCCTTGATAAGGCTGAAAACGCAAATTCAGACCGTCTTTAATTAAAAAAAAAGATGTTTCGAGTCCTCTTTAACCGAGGGCTTGAAACATCTCTGAGCGAAACTAATCTACTTTCTTTGTACGCTTAATTCTTAACGTATCACCACCCGTTTTGCTACGGGGTTTGTCGGTGCTACTTGTTAGGCTGGTTGTTCTTGTGCGAGGTTTATCAGCGCGCGGTTTTGTCGTCCGAGGTTCGCTGCTTCTTGCTCTGCTAGGCGCGGGGGCAGGTGCTGCG contains:
- a CDS encoding vWA domain-containing protein, whose translation is MSTVQALQIKLESTLANPLLLTEQKQTTYLRVAVTGFRLQKENTSPVNVALVIDKSGSMQGQKIQQAKAAAKIAVERLRKDDIISIVSYDHQVDVLLPATKATDKQMIYAAIDKIVADGNTALYDGVQKGADELRKFLTRNQINRLVLVSDGLANVGPDTPQALGELGAKLSQAGISVTTIGLGLGYNEDLMTQLAKQSEGSHSFVENATDLTRIFDHEFGDLLSVVAQEVIITIQCAEGVRPVKILGREANINGQQIHIPLNQLYSEQEKYVLLEIEISPPAADQLLTVATVTVDYRNMSTNTLDQLTSQINARFTNNRQQVKDQTNAAVMANVVEQLAIEKNKRAVTLRDEGKVDEAKELLLENAQQLEQGASQYNAPSLSIMKEKNEQDADNLDEKNWNKQRKLMREEQYKRSTQQKY
- a CDS encoding prepilin-type N-terminal cleavage/methylation domain-containing protein, with product MRTQQGFTLLEAIIAMAIVAIALGSLLSLLGSSKQLAFKAQANINEVILLRSALNVAQVLEKPEYPKLPAEQVDNMELETEDVLEPPKRQTQKIMLGLEPYQWTDKKKGILVSGIRWKKLTSAQ
- a CDS encoding PulJ/GspJ family protein, with amino-acid sequence MSRVRQTGFTLLEILIALVISAAIMTTLASGMYIVMQDWQRTTHTLDDSLDAVLILLQLERAVNGAFPHTYINQKENKSYIYFEGESEKLTWISTVSPAHQAGLSAWQLLPSESKEGGIDIRIIPVFAGNPEENLEKAEAVTVFAGYAVRFEYLYTDPAHEDQTEWFDEWSAKDFQGLPNAIRIVLEKKNDKAVGENDLEIIASIPAFENSNLTRTKPP
- a CDS encoding transposase, which gives rise to MSPYSSSLTDAEWAVVEPLLNALLPKKKLTCPHT
- a CDS encoding leucine-rich repeat domain-containing protein; amino-acid sequence: MGLPATSMAAFNPDMCTELLRKGETSNKPTSYTVEELPLTSGKLYVTYDMQTILDKIEIKLDGQIFTTDCVDGKKEKQATGYSVSSNSTLTVEVTPNCDSSLEGLVSPSSWSVSLVSCPEKTVSTSEYDELVKLYTETGGTSWNNQDGWKDYENNKDVCHWSGIVCDDEGNVIELNLPNNNMIKELPSSIGNLSRLVTLNLSNNDKLGGALPSSMGSLENLKNLDISYDNFSSLPAEVKGMANLVEFNVSNNKITTLPTDFVDLITKNSTINLSQNNICYSTLDAKVLEALNELYNRGYDWGKESQTCNTIIESEYDALMVLYRNWSNNPYGWGQGKEICSWTGVTCGGGSVVELKLSNSGLSGTLPGEISQLSNLVLLDLSGNDKLSGSVPNSITNLTKLLSNGVLPLQIAGTKLCVDTPKLSSFVEEKSGIKLPDCEEQAAQAVLVAAQYEVLMKFFNATGGNTNTWTRKNGWGGQNKDFCTWENVICQNGLVTSLNLYSNGLTGSIPSDIGKLTSLTSLELSKNQLEGEIPSDIGNLTNLTTLSLSDNQLTGSIPSDIGKLTNLTYLSLFNNKLEGNIPGDIGNLTNLTRLWLSDNKLTGSIPSDIGNLTNLTSLELGNNKLEGKIPSISNLTKLTSLSLYLNQLEGEIPSDIGNLTNLTRLSLFNNKLEGNIPSIGNLTNLTELSLGHNQLKGSIPSIGNLTNLTELWLSDNQLTGSIPSDIGNLTKLTRLSLGNNQLTGNIPTSIGNLTNLTELWLNDNQLTGTIPDGIVNVGAISGLGLTNNHLCTTNSNVADFLTSKDSNWKQQTNTPCDPRYSLNTSEVNFGFDHKKTETPLTLSGNLVNNSVIFTVKKTDGSAFSQNGTMYLKVGSFETYGAERARKTVSKGDFEVTFDAVDNDKFPNYPKMYFARFESSENEYHAYAGPIIISKRLSDGAVASTFNGNIVSYQNGDQLVFEYIDPENDYNEGYAWYVNDDLSEVQSTSKTLSVPSPLLFSTNPIHYVALKSGADEWLYSYPQQKDTYEIASFRNYIFKTSQGKTDKAVVVSFGNQWLWVNTEQSVANNFEASLPKEITTIHKDSLTLPPVDISAFSNERITVYEGIKNNSYQTADFPDLGLDAKSRKLVNIDPLTDFLNRKLKSTSSSLRANFPMDDLEKALIELDKSPLLPSDFTPSNIKSETVSLVLNMMALHIGMDNTMKFLLKLEETTDNTLDIINAIISLRELAVKMEQADQDGLSESIKGLYVLSYIFDKTPLNKFLDSHKLIDPITQQIEQVDKVLNEKSCAFQVGKVRLSIYEDVSWWPFDRDLTENIEEVQLFPLRLIYGDGVTTKLQVVTLDERKKHPVTLTKNAGVWEYPEHSVTDELDFSITYPTYCGAWMVAAKAGDKMYYGRVTLRSDGNVPSAVVVVPGN
- a CDS encoding nucleotidyl transferase AbiEii/AbiGii toxin family protein; protein product: MHSQYQVLAHITQCLEQANIAYMLSGSVALSYYAQPRMTRDIDLVIEIQNDDVIKLAQQLGETYYFDEDMAHAAIAHESLFNILHQDSMIKIDCIVRKNHHYRQQEFLRRQHVTFNNLSLWIVSPEDLLLSKLDWLKDSRSEMQFKDIANLITSVPTLDWAYIHDWAQHLGIQHLLKGIHP